A region of bacterium DNA encodes the following proteins:
- a CDS encoding toxin-antitoxin system HicB family antitoxin: MRRKKSDPYLKVVEWSKEDGCYVGTAPGLILGGVHGKNETKVFQELVQVCEEAIRLLEKEGKPLPDATANQKYSGKILLRIPGDLHKKISIRAMREGESINRFIQRRLEAKL, from the coding sequence ATGCGCCGGAAAAAAAGTGATCCTTACCTTAAGGTAGTGGAATGGTCGAAGGAGGACGGTTGCTATGTAGGCACCGCGCCTGGCCTCATTCTAGGCGGGGTGCACGGAAAAAACGAGACAAAGGTTTTTCAAGAGCTGGTCCAAGTTTGCGAGGAAGCCATTCGATTGCTGGAAAAAGAGGGAAAGCCTCTCCCCGACGCTACGGCCAATCAAAAGTATTCCGGAAAGATTCTCTTACGGATTCCCGGAGATCTGCATAAAAAAATCTCGATCCGCGCGATGCGGGAAGGCGAAAGCATCAATCGATTCATCCAGCGACGACTGGAAGCCAAACTCTGA
- a CDS encoding type II toxin-antitoxin system HicA family toxin, translating into MPRKIRELIRDLKSWGFTDRGGKGSHRNFFHPDCPYPATISGKEGDDAKRYQEKALRLAKKEIQNAPEKK; encoded by the coding sequence ATGCCAAGAAAGATTCGTGAATTGATCCGCGACCTGAAGTCATGGGGCTTTACGGATAGAGGAGGCAAAGGCAGTCATCGGAATTTTTTCCACCCCGATTGCCCGTATCCCGCGACGATTTCGGGCAAGGAAGGCGATGACGCTAAGCGATATCAAGAAAAGGCTCTTCGCTTGGCGAAGAAGGAGATTCAAAATGCGCCGGAAAAAAAGTGA